One Aerosakkonema funiforme FACHB-1375 genomic window, ATAGGCAATCGTTTTGGTGAAGGTAGATCCCTTGGTGGTTTGGGCGATGCTTACCAATCTCTAGGACAATATCAAGAAGCGATTCGTTTCTATCAGCAATCTCTAGAAATAGCTAGAGAAATAGGCAATCGTTTTGGTGAAGGTAGTTCCCTTGGTGGTTTAGGCAATGCTTACTATTCTCTAGGACAATATCAGGAAGCGATTCGTTTCCATCAGCAATGGCTAGAAATAGCTAGAGAAATAGGCGATCGTTTTGGTGAAGGTAATGCCTGGTTCAATTTAGGAATATCCTTAGAAAAAGAAAACAGAAAATTAGATGCTATAGGCGCTTTTCGCAATTCTCGCCAATTGTATCAAGCAATGGAACTCAATACCAAAGTTCAGGAATGCGACAATGCAATTCAGCGAATAGAAGTAAATTCGGTAGCACCTTCCAATCCTAATAAAAATTGGCTAAAAACTGCGATTAACTTTCTGTGGCGGTGGTGCATCAATTTGTGGCAATTTGTACGCGCACAATTTCGGCGGCGTAGTTAAAATATCCCTTCTCCCAAATCTTGTACCAAAGTCAAAAACCGGGTTTCTTGCAACCAACCTTACCTCAAAGCCTAGATATTTCGTTTAGAAACTCGGTTTATCAAGTCTTAATTGTGTAGAATTTCTATTTTACTTCTAAAATTTTCTTATGACATATCTTATACTTCAGTTACATTATCAGTGAGGACAAGTGAAATACCAGATAGATTTTAAACCACGCGCCATCAAAGATTTAAATTCTCTTAGTGCTGAGAATAGCAGCCGAATTTTAGCTAAAATCGAAGCATTAAAGAACGACCTAGCAGGTGATGTGAAGCGGTTAACCAATTTTACCCCAGAATATCGATTACGAGTAGGAGATTACCGAGTATTATTTGAGATAGAAGGCGACAAGATAGTAGTTTACCGGATTAAACATCGCAGCGACGCTTATTCATAACCAGAGGAACAGAATGATGATTGAATTACATCCAGAGTATTTAAGCAAAAACGGCAAGAAAGAATTTGTCGTCCTTCCTTACGAAGAATTTGAAGCATTGCAAGAATTATTAGAAGATTTGGAAGATTTGATCGATTTGCGAAATGCCAAGCTGGAAGATGCAGATAAACCTTCAATATCGTTAGCAGAGGTAAAGAAGCAATTGGGTTTATCAGAGTCGCCTACACCCGCCAGGGAATAAATTCCCTGGCTAATAGCGAAAGTCGGTTAAAACTGACTAACAACCTAGACAAAAATATATTTATGACGTACTATGCTATATACAGTATACGTCGAACTTTATTATATGCAAACAAAACTCACCTTACGCCTAGATGAAACCTTAATTGCCAAAGCAAAGAACTGGGCAAAATCGCGTAATGTTTCCCTTTCTGAAGCGGTAGCAGAATTTTTTGAACATCTACCAGAACCAGATCGACCTTTGCAATTGAGTACCTGGACTCAAAGCTTAGTGGGAGCGATTAAAGCAACTGGAGAAATCCCAAATGATGAAGCTTTACGCGAAGAATATATCGACTATCTAGAGGCAAAATATCAGTGAAACGAGTTTTATTTGATAGCGATGTCGTGCTTGATGTTTTATTAGAAAGACAGCCTTTCTTCGCAGCTTCGGCTTTAGCACTTGATGCGGTTGGACAAGGTAAAGTAGAAGGATATATAGCCGGACATAGTATTACGAATATCTTCTATTTCCTGAGAAGACATTTGGGAAACGAGAAAAGTCAGAAAGTGCTGATGAATTTGATGTCTAAAATGGTAACTGCTGGCGTAACAGATGCAGTAATTCGATCGGCTTTTTCCAGTGGCTTTAAGGATTTTGAAGATGCGGTCACTTATGCAGCGGCGGCGGGTGTAGGAGTAGATTATATCGTTACTCGCAATATCAAAGATTTTCGATTAGGAAGTATCCCCGCCATGCTACCGGAAGTCTTTTTTAATATTATATCAGTTTCAGAGGAGGAGGATGAATAGAATGACGATCGAATTACACCCAGAATATTTAAGCAAAAACGGCAAGAAAGAATTTGTTATCCTCCCTTACGAGGAATTTGAAGCATTGCAAGAATTGTTGGAAGATTTGGAAGATTTGGAAGATTTGCGAAATGCTAAGCTGGAAGATGCAGATAAACCTTCAATATCGTTAGCCGAGGTAAAGCAGCAATTGGGTTTATCAGTGTCTCCTACACCCGCCAGGGAATAAATTCCCTGGCTAATAGCGAAAGTCGGTTAAAACCGACTAAAAAACGCACCAAAAATTTCAGTCCGTTTGAACGGACTTCCGCTATTAGACTGCGATTTGAATCGCAGGCGGGCTATAATGGTTGCAATTAATTCTCTATAATAAATAAGAGCGCCAAAAATCAATCATAAGATAATAAACCGATGAAAATCAAAGTCATAATTCACGAAGCAGAAGAAGGCGGATATTTACACTTTTGAAGATGGAGAACCAATCTAATAACAATCCAAAAATTGATATTAATTTATTCTCAGCTTTTGCACTTCTGGCAAACTAAGCTTAGTTGTTTGACTGATAGTTTCGTCATCTAAACCAGCATCAATTAAACGCATGGCAATTTCTATAATTTTTTGATTGACAGCCTTTGTAATTGCATTTCGCTGGTCTTGAATAAAGATTTCCCGCTTTTGTAAATCTTCCAATTCATCCCGATTCAAGTTGGCTTGATTAGCAATATCAAACGCTTTTTGAATTTCGGGAACTACACCCATTACTTCCGGAACTTTATCCAAAGTTCTAGCGCTTTTCAGAAAATAAATCCATTTGTCGGTAATGGTTTCCAATTCTGCCAAAGTCTTGTTAAATTTGGGCAATTCTACAAACACCAATTCGATATCATAGATAGAATAATCAACTAAGTAATCTTGTTCTTTGAGGGCGAAGCGGGAAATTACTTTATCAAAATTGGGAAACATTTCAAAATCGGTAATTGTTAAAGCAATTACGGGATTTAGAAAAGTATAGTTTTCTCCTGAATCGAGTTGAATTGAATAAGCTTTGGCTGCATTGTATAAAATGCGCTTTTCAAAACCTTCGACGTTCAAAACTTGCATTTCAATAATCACGGTTTTATCCCCAGTGATTTTAGCTTTTACATCTAAGTAAGTATCTTTAACTCCTCTGATTTGAGGTGCTAAATAAGGATTGAGAATTTCTAAATCTTCAATGGTGGGATTGGCGTTATAAAGCAGGGCGTTTAGGAAGCTGATTAAAATATCTTTGCTTTGTTGGGAACCGAAGATTTTTTTAAAAGCGAAATCGGTTTTGGGGTTTATGAAAGTCACCAGGAAACCTCACGATTTAATTTTATATTAACCCAAGTTCCTAGTTATGGGGGTTATAAGGTCTTCTATTGCATTATCTGTCCAATAAATATTCACGTTGATAATCCAAATCTGTTTCGCACTTCCTCCACCGTTCTTATTCTACCAGCTTTAACATCAGCAAGTCCAGTTTCTACACCTTGCCTAATATAAATTCCATACATTAAGTCATCCCAAGTGCAATTTTCTGGTAATTTGTCAATCAAACGGCGGGCTTCTTCTTTAACGTTCATAGTTTCCATAAGTATAAAGCCAATAGGGATTTTACTTGCATATTGTAGCACAACGAAGACTAATAGGGTATTATTATCAATATAGATAAGCGCCTATATCAAAATATCTCATATACGAGTTAACATTCAGGAGTTTATCATGTCAACCAAAACTAGCGAAGAAATGGGAAAAGTTACGACCACAATTACAGTCAGTAACCGCGTAGATCAAATTTTAGCAGAAAGAGGTTTTATCCCTGCTAATGAAATACGTTCTATTACCTTGCAAGATGTGTTGGTAGATACAGGCGCAACAAGACTTTGCTTACCGGCAGAAATTATCCGTCAGTTAGGCGTAACAGTTAAAGAAGAAATCGAGGTAAAAACAGCGGTAGGAATTAGCAAAGTTCGCGTTTTCAAGGATGTAGTTCTTTCTGTAGAAGAACGGGAAGGAACTTATACTTGCGTAGAGTTACCAGAGGGTCAAGATCCTTTATTAGGTTTGATTCCATTAGAGGATTTAGCATTAGAACCAGATTTGAAAAATCAACGCCTCAGAAAATTACCTGTTGAGGGGAAAGATACCTATCATACGGTGATGTGAAAAAGATGCGATCGCATTCCATCTACCAGGTGCGATCGCTCACATTCACACTTTTTATAACGAGTATATATGAGCGCACAGATTCCCATTCTTAGATGATATGTCAATATTCAAATTTTGGCAAGAGGTTTTTGGGAATTTAACAAATAGTTAATCGGTGCGTTAGGCTTGCCGTAACGCACCCTACAATATGATGCGATCGCTCATTTCAAGATGCTGTAGCGCGATCGATATTTGCCACTTCATCACCAGACAACTTGACATCAGCAGCACGCACTGAATCTTCAATGCTGGAAACCTTACTAGCACCGGGAATAGGCACCACGCAGGGAGATTTTGCCATTAACCATGCCAGTACAATATTGTATACCGACACGCCTTTTTCTTTCGCTAGCTGGGAAATTGCCTTAATATTTTTCAAGCGACCGACGCGATTGCTACCACCCAGCGGACTCCAAGGCAAAAACGTCAATCCTTCCTTCTCGCAATACTCCAGCACCCCATCAAACTCTGGCTGGCGATACCAAGGATTGTACTGATTTTGAACAGATACAATTTCTACCACATCGCGAGCGCGTTTAATCTGTTCTACAGAAAAATTAGAAACACCGACAAACTTAATTAAACCCTCTTCTACCGCTTCCTTTGCTGGTGCTAAAGCTTCTTCGATCGTATAATCCGGATCGGGTGAATGATACTGCCAGAGATCGATCGCTTTCTCTCCACCAAAAGCCGCAAAACTTTCCCGGATTGTTTTCCTTAAATGATCGGGATTACCGTTGCGCGTCCACGCACCTTTAGGACGCATCAAGCCACCTTTTGTAGCCAGAATAACCTGACTCGTATCGCCTTTATATTCTTGAAGCGCCTTGTAAATAAGTTGTTCGTTGTGGTGTTTGTCCGACTCATCCTTACAGTAGGAATCCGCCGTATCTATAACAGTAACGCCCAAGTCGAGAGCGCGATGAATCACCTGTATCGATTGCGACTCCGGCGGTCTGCCACTTACAGACATCGGCATACCACCCAAGCCGATCGCACTCATAGTAACATTAGTATTTCCGAGTTTTTTTGTTTCCATAGTTCGATCGCAGTTCAGTTTAAATTGAAAATATTTTGCCGACGCCAGCAAACTTGCATCTTGTGATTTTTTCTTCGCCTTTGGTCAGCGAGAATTATTGGGATAATCCCACTTTTTGAGATACTTCCTCATCCCACAGACATATTTCATTTTCTGACATTTCCTGGAGAGATTGCCAACCTGCTTGCCAAAGCGATCGATCTTTGAGAGATTGAGCGTTAACCCAAAAACGCACGCTAGGGTCGCAAGATGCCACCATTTCCGCAAACACCCACTGACCTTGATTTTTGCGGTTAACAACCTGAAAATGTCGCCATCCCCACATTTTCTGCTGGGCTGTCCATTTCGATCCTACCAGATAAGGAAATTTCTGCTTTTTTGGCATTTTTTAAACTTTAATCTGCCTCCAGATAGTGTGTGCCTTACTATAAATAATTTTAGGCTGAGATATATATGTTATTCCAAAAAATAGTTATGACTGGAGAAGCGCCCAAA contains:
- a CDS encoding type II toxin-antitoxin system RelE family toxin yields the protein MKYQIDFKPRAIKDLNSLSAENSSRILAKIEALKNDLAGDVKRLTNFTPEYRLRVGDYRVLFEIEGDKIVVYRIKHRSDAYS
- a CDS encoding type II toxin-antitoxin system prevent-host-death family antitoxin, giving the protein MIELHPEYLSKNGKKEFVVLPYEEFEALQELLEDLEDLIDLRNAKLEDADKPSISLAEVKKQLGLSESPTPARE
- a CDS encoding DUF6364 family protein, producing MLYTVYVELYYMQTKLTLRLDETLIAKAKNWAKSRNVSLSEAVAEFFEHLPEPDRPLQLSTWTQSLVGAIKATGEIPNDEALREEYIDYLEAKYQ
- a CDS encoding PIN domain-containing protein, which encodes MKRVLFDSDVVLDVLLERQPFFAASALALDAVGQGKVEGYIAGHSITNIFYFLRRHLGNEKSQKVLMNLMSKMVTAGVTDAVIRSAFSSGFKDFEDAVTYAAAAGVGVDYIVTRNIKDFRLGSIPAMLPEVFFNIISVSEEEDE
- a CDS encoding type II toxin-antitoxin system prevent-host-death family antitoxin, which produces MTIELHPEYLSKNGKKEFVILPYEEFEALQELLEDLEDLEDLRNAKLEDADKPSISLAEVKQQLGLSVSPTPARE
- a CDS encoding Rpn family recombination-promoting nuclease/putative transposase, with product MTFINPKTDFAFKKIFGSQQSKDILISFLNALLYNANPTIEDLEILNPYLAPQIRGVKDTYLDVKAKITGDKTVIIEMQVLNVEGFEKRILYNAAKAYSIQLDSGENYTFLNPVIALTITDFEMFPNFDKVISRFALKEQDYLVDYSIYDIELVFVELPKFNKTLAELETITDKWIYFLKSARTLDKVPEVMGVVPEIQKAFDIANQANLNRDELEDLQKREIFIQDQRNAITKAVNQKIIEIAMRLIDAGLDDETISQTTKLSLPEVQKLRIN
- a CDS encoding retroviral-like aspartic protease family protein; translated protein: MSTKTSEEMGKVTTTITVSNRVDQILAERGFIPANEIRSITLQDVLVDTGATRLCLPAEIIRQLGVTVKEEIEVKTAVGISKVRVFKDVVLSVEEREGTYTCVELPEGQDPLLGLIPLEDLALEPDLKNQRLRKLPVEGKDTYHTVM
- a CDS encoding aldo/keto reductase; translated protein: METKKLGNTNVTMSAIGLGGMPMSVSGRPPESQSIQVIHRALDLGVTVIDTADSYCKDESDKHHNEQLIYKALQEYKGDTSQVILATKGGLMRPKGAWTRNGNPDHLRKTIRESFAAFGGEKAIDLWQYHSPDPDYTIEEALAPAKEAVEEGLIKFVGVSNFSVEQIKRARDVVEIVSVQNQYNPWYRQPEFDGVLEYCEKEGLTFLPWSPLGGSNRVGRLKNIKAISQLAKEKGVSVYNIVLAWLMAKSPCVVPIPGASKVSSIEDSVRAADVKLSGDEVANIDRATAS
- a CDS encoding TIGR02450 family Trp-rich protein, coding for MPKKQKFPYLVGSKWTAQQKMWGWRHFQVVNRKNQGQWVFAEMVASCDPSVRFWVNAQSLKDRSLWQAGWQSLQEMSENEICLWDEEVSQKVGLSQ